One Mycolicibacterium sp. TUM20985 genomic window, GTGCCGGCGGTGGCGGTGAGGACGTGCGCGAGGGTGAGCGGGACGTGACGCAGCTCGGCGTCGCGCGCGGCCCACCGGACCGCACGTGTGGACGCAGGCGATCCGTCGACGGCGACGACGACCCCGCGGGACTCGGTGGACTCGGACATGAAGGCTCCCTTGCTCATTCCCTCGCTCAGCGGGTCACGCGACCAGACCGACGAGGTCGACGAGGCGGTGGGAGTATCCCCACTCGTTGTCGTACCAGCCGACGATCTTCACCAGGTTCCCGGTCACCTTGGTCAGCCCCGAGTCGAAGATGCACGACGACGGGTCGGTGACGATGTCGGAGGACACCAAGGGAGCCTCGGTATAGGCGAGGATGCCCTTGAGGTCACCGTCGGCGGCGGCCGCGAACGCGGCGTTGACGGCCTCGACGGTCACCGGCTCGCGGACGGTGACGGTCAGATCGGTGGCCGAGCCCGTCGGCACCGGCACCCGTAGGGCATACCCGTCGAGGCGGCCTTCGAGTTGCGGCAGCACGACGCTGATCGCCCGTGCGGCCCCGGTGGACGTGGGTATCACGTTGATCGCCGCGGCGCGGGCCCGGCGAAGATCGCGGTGCGGGCCGTCCTGCAGGTTCTGGTCGGGGGTGTAGGCGTGGATGGTGGTCATCAGGCCGTGCTCGATGCCGAACGCCTCGTCCATCACCTTGGCCATGGGCGCCAGGCAGTTGGTCGTACAGGACGCGTTCGAGACGACGGTCTGCGAACCGTCGTAGTCGCGGTGGTTGACGCCCATCACCACGGTGAGGTCCGCGCCCTTCGACGTCGCGGACACCACCACCTTCTTCGCGCCACCGTCGAGGTGGCCCCTGGCTTGTTCCGCGGCGGTGAAGCGACCGGTGGCCTCGACGACGACGTCGACGCCCATCTCCCCCCAGGGCACCGCAGCCGGTCCGCCGGCGATGGACCACGCCCTGATCGATCGATCGCCCACCCGAATGTCGTCCCCGTCGACGACCACGTCGTCTGCGAGCCGACCGAGCACGGAGTCGTACTTGAGGAGGTGCGCGAGGGTCGCGTTGTCGGTGAGGTCGTTCACCGCCACGATCTCGATCTCGGTGGTGCCCGCCGCACGTTGCGCATCGACTGCACGGAAGAAGTTGCGACCGACGCGACCGAAGCCGTTGATACCCACGCGAATCACCATGGCCCCAATTCTGACGACCCCCGGCCTACGGCGGCAGAGGACAAAGTCCCAAGTCATTTCGGACTGTTGACCATTGGAGTGACCTTCGGCCCTGTCTCGGGATTGGTGGGCGTGCGAGCGTTTGCACCCGTGACGAGCACACCTTCCTATGTCCAGTTCTTCGAGGCCTTCGGCATCGACGACGTGCCACTCGTAGGTGGCAAGAACGCCTCGCTGGGCGAGATGTTCCAGCACCTGTCCGGACAGGGGGTCCGCATCCCACACGGGTTCGCGATCACTGCCGCGGCGTACCGCCACATGCTGGACGAGGCGGGCGCCTGGGAGCGCCTGCACGCCGAGCTGGACGATCTGGATCCCGACGACGTGGCGGCCCTGGCGCGAAAGGCCAAGCGCGCCAGAGAGATCGTGTACGGCGCCGGTCTGCCCAAGGATCTGGCCGCCCAGATCCTGGACGGCTACCGCGCCCTACAGCGGGAGTACGGCGAGGACGTGAGCCTGGCGGTACGAAGCTCGGCAACCGCCGAGGACCTGCCGACGGCCAGCTTCGCGGGCCAGCAGGACTCCTACCTCAACATCAAGGGTGAGGAGAGTCTGCTCGACACGTGCCGTCGTTGTTTCGCAAGCCTTTTCACTGACCGCGCGATCCACTACCGGATCGACCAGGGCTTCGACCACTTCAAGGTCGCCCTGTCGATCGGCGTGATGAAGATGGTGCGCTCCGACATCGCCTCGTCGGGCGTGATGTTCTCCCTCGACACCGAATCAGGGTTCCGTGACGCCGTATTCGTCACGGGCGCCTACGGCCTCGGCGAGAACGTCGTCCAGGGTGCGGTCGATCCCGACGAGTACTACGTGCACAAGCCGACCTACCTCGCGGGTCACCGCGCCGTCCTGCGCCGGCTCATCGGCGACAAGGCGGTGAAGATGATTTTGGTCGACGGCGAGACGAAGTACTCCACGCGAAACGTTCCCACGCCGAAGGCCGACCGGACCCGGTTCTGCCTCACCGATGACGACGTGCTGGAACTGGCGGGCTACGCCTGCGCGATCGAGAAGCACTACGGCCGACCGATGGACATGGAGTGGGCCAAGGACGGCCTCGACGGAAAGCTCTACATCGTCCAGGCCCGTCCCGAGACGGTGGCCTCCCAGCACAGCGTGACCGCACTCGAGACCTACGTCCTCGAGGGGCGCGGCGCGGTCCTCGCCG contains:
- the gap gene encoding type I glyceraldehyde-3-phosphate dehydrogenase; this encodes MVIRVGINGFGRVGRNFFRAVDAQRAAGTTEIEIVAVNDLTDNATLAHLLKYDSVLGRLADDVVVDGDDIRVGDRSIRAWSIAGGPAAVPWGEMGVDVVVEATGRFTAAEQARGHLDGGAKKVVVSATSKGADLTVVMGVNHRDYDGSQTVVSNASCTTNCLAPMAKVMDEAFGIEHGLMTTIHAYTPDQNLQDGPHRDLRRARAAAINVIPTSTGAARAISVVLPQLEGRLDGYALRVPVPTGSATDLTVTVREPVTVEAVNAAFAAAADGDLKGILAYTEAPLVSSDIVTDPSSCIFDSGLTKVTGNLVKIVGWYDNEWGYSHRLVDLVGLVA